The Drosophila suzukii unplaced genomic scaffold, CBGP_Dsuzu_IsoJpt1.0 scf_9, whole genome shotgun sequence genome includes a window with the following:
- the LOC139355157 gene encoding ribosomal RNA-processing protein 7 homolog A-like isoform X2 yields MAKQEGYVVVPLRTKPNSKSCHSVFMREHFIHLMDPNKPKGRTLFLLNVPPYVAEDSLNTVFSRAGSIQAVEFAVRTGKEETTKWYESTGETFSYARPFFIFKVAYIVFEKASSINKALALGSIDLFNTSGECIVKTGMELWHEEYDKNYLLEAYKAKVQIRKYMAGYDKRERAATEAAKSGESDADGWVTVGNEGRNAGFKQKASLIGRLEQKVPTENKSKELKNFYTFQIRESKMQNIMEIRKKFEEDKRKIELLKQSRRFKPF; encoded by the exons ATGGCAAAACAGGAGGGCTATGTag TGGTTCCTCTACGCACCAAGCCCAATTCCAAAAGCTGCCACAGCGTCTTCATGCGGGAGCACTTTATTCATCTGATGGATCCCAACAAACCCAAGGGTCGCACACTCTTCCTGCTCAATGTTCCGCCTTACGTCGCGGAAGACAGTCTGAACACGGTCTTCAGTCGGGCGGGAAGCATTCAGGCCGTAGAGTTTGCCGTTAGGACGGGAAAGGAGGAGACTACCAAATGGTACGAGAGCACCGGGGAAACGTTCTCCTACGCACGCCCGTTCTTTATCTTTAAGGTAGCCTACATTGTGTTTGAGAAGGCCAGCAGCATCAACAAGGCCCTGGCCTTGGGAAGCATTGACCTCTTCAATACCAGCGGGGAGTGCATTGTCAAAACAGGCATGGAGCTCTGGCATGAGGAGTACGATAAAAACTACCTTTTGGAGGCTTACAAGGCGAAGGTACAGATCAGGAAATACATGGCCGGGTACGACAAAAGGGAGCGAGCTGCGACGGAGGCGGCCAAGAGCGGAGAATCTGATGCCGACGGATGGGTCACCGTAGGCAACGAGGGACGCAACGCTGGCTTTAAGCAAAAGGCCTCTCTGATTGGACGCCTGGAACAAAAGGTACCCACGGAAAACAAGTCCAAGGAATTGAAGAACTTTTACACCTTTCAGATCCGCGAGAGTAAGATGCAGAATATCATGGAGATTCGTAAAAAGTTCGAGGAGGACAAGCGAAAGATTGAGCTGCTTAAACAGTCGCGTCGCTTTAAACCGTTTTAG
- the LOC139355157 gene encoding ribosomal RNA-processing protein 7 homolog A-like isoform X3: MQNGKTGGLLVPLRTKPNSKSCHSVFMREHFIHLMDPNKPKGRTLFLLNVPPYVAEDSLNTVFSRAGSIQAVEFAVRTGKEETTKWYESTGETFSYARPFFIFKVAYIVFEKASSINKALALGSIDLFNTSGECIVKTGMELWHEEYDKNYLLEAYKAKVQIRKYMAGYDKRERAATEAAKSGESDADGWVTVGNEGRNAGFKQKASLIGRLEQKIRESKMQNIMEIRKKFEEDKRKIELLKQSRRFKPF, encoded by the exons ATGCAAAATGGCAAAACAGGAGGGCTAT TGGTTCCTCTACGCACCAAGCCCAATTCCAAAAGCTGCCACAGCGTCTTCATGCGGGAGCACTTTATTCATCTGATGGATCCCAACAAACCCAAGGGTCGCACACTCTTCCTGCTCAATGTTCCGCCTTACGTCGCGGAAGACAGTCTGAACACGGTCTTCAGTCGGGCGGGAAGCATTCAGGCCGTAGAGTTTGCCGTTAGGACGGGAAAGGAGGAGACTACCAAATGGTACGAGAGCACCGGGGAAACGTTCTCCTACGCACGCCCGTTCTTTATCTTTAAGGTAGCCTACATTGTGTTTGAGAAGGCCAGCAGCATCAACAAGGCCCTGGCCTTGGGAAGCATTGACCTCTTCAATACCAGCGGGGAGTGCATTGTCAAAACAGGCATGGAGCTCTGGCATGAGGAGTACGATAAAAACTACCTTTTGGAGGCTTACAAGGCGAAGGTACAGATCAGGAAATACATGGCCGGGTACGACAAAAGGGAGCGAGCTGCGACGGAGGCGGCCAAGAGCGGAGAATCTGATGCCGACGGATGGGTCACCGTAGGCAACGAGGGACGCAACGCTGGCTTTAAGCAAAAGGCCTCTCTGATTGGACGCCTGGAACAAAAG ATCCGCGAGAGTAAGATGCAGAATATCATGGAGATTCGTAAAAAGTTCGAGGAGGACAAGCGAAAGATTGAGCTGCTTAAACAGTCGCGTCGCTTTAAACCGTTTTAG
- the LOC139355157 gene encoding ribosomal RNA-processing protein 7 homolog A-like isoform X1 — MQNGKTGGLLVPLRTKPNSKSCHSVFMREHFIHLMDPNKPKGRTLFLLNVPPYVAEDSLNTVFSRAGSIQAVEFAVRTGKEETTKWYESTGETFSYARPFFIFKVAYIVFEKASSINKALALGSIDLFNTSGECIVKTGMELWHEEYDKNYLLEAYKAKVQIRKYMAGYDKRERAATEAAKSGESDADGWVTVGNEGRNAGFKQKASLIGRLEQKVPTENKSKELKNFYTFQIRESKMQNIMEIRKKFEEDKRKIELLKQSRRFKPF, encoded by the exons ATGCAAAATGGCAAAACAGGAGGGCTAT TGGTTCCTCTACGCACCAAGCCCAATTCCAAAAGCTGCCACAGCGTCTTCATGCGGGAGCACTTTATTCATCTGATGGATCCCAACAAACCCAAGGGTCGCACACTCTTCCTGCTCAATGTTCCGCCTTACGTCGCGGAAGACAGTCTGAACACGGTCTTCAGTCGGGCGGGAAGCATTCAGGCCGTAGAGTTTGCCGTTAGGACGGGAAAGGAGGAGACTACCAAATGGTACGAGAGCACCGGGGAAACGTTCTCCTACGCACGCCCGTTCTTTATCTTTAAGGTAGCCTACATTGTGTTTGAGAAGGCCAGCAGCATCAACAAGGCCCTGGCCTTGGGAAGCATTGACCTCTTCAATACCAGCGGGGAGTGCATTGTCAAAACAGGCATGGAGCTCTGGCATGAGGAGTACGATAAAAACTACCTTTTGGAGGCTTACAAGGCGAAGGTACAGATCAGGAAATACATGGCCGGGTACGACAAAAGGGAGCGAGCTGCGACGGAGGCGGCCAAGAGCGGAGAATCTGATGCCGACGGATGGGTCACCGTAGGCAACGAGGGACGCAACGCTGGCTTTAAGCAAAAGGCCTCTCTGATTGGACGCCTGGAACAAAAGGTACCCACGGAAAACAAGTCCAAGGAATTGAAGAACTTTTACACCTTTCAGATCCGCGAGAGTAAGATGCAGAATATCATGGAGATTCGTAAAAAGTTCGAGGAGGACAAGCGAAAGATTGAGCTGCTTAAACAGTCGCGTCGCTTTAAACCGTTTTAG